The proteins below come from a single Streptomyces sp. B3I8 genomic window:
- a CDS encoding Uma2 family endonuclease: MTPSTADDPQMSVEDFEELAEAAPEGVRLEFINGRVHAKDGLSVEDFEELERRAPETVRLEYVHGKLEVKAVPDGKHTSIFLWLQRQCMQQRPDLDLAPERGVRAEAYRKGRARTDGFLAPVDHFVDDGEWSEAGGALMAVEITSHDRDTDKRDRIDKPIGYAEAEIPVYLLIDRDHHTVVVHSEPKDGRYRQSPSYPWGATVELPPPVGITLDTEQLKKYAD, from the coding sequence ATGACCCCAAGCACCGCCGACGACCCGCAGATGTCCGTCGAGGACTTCGAGGAACTCGCCGAGGCCGCCCCTGAGGGGGTACGGCTCGAATTCATCAATGGCCGGGTCCACGCCAAGGACGGCCTCAGCGTCGAGGACTTCGAAGAACTGGAACGCCGGGCGCCGGAGACCGTCCGGCTCGAATACGTACACGGAAAACTAGAGGTCAAGGCAGTGCCGGACGGCAAGCACACGTCGATCTTCCTGTGGTTGCAGCGCCAGTGCATGCAACAGCGTCCCGACCTCGACCTCGCCCCCGAACGTGGAGTCAGGGCAGAGGCCTACCGCAAGGGTCGCGCCCGGACGGACGGTTTCCTGGCACCGGTGGATCACTTCGTCGATGACGGCGAGTGGTCGGAAGCCGGCGGGGCCCTGATGGCCGTGGAGATCACCTCCCACGACCGCGACACCGACAAGCGGGACCGCATCGACAAGCCCATCGGCTACGCGGAGGCCGAGATCCCCGTCTACCTCCTCATCGACCGCGACCACCACACCGTCGTCGTGCACAGCGAACCGAAGGACGGCCGCTACCGGCAGTCCCCCTCCTACCCGTGGGGGGCGACCGTCGAGCTCCCGCCCCCGGTGGGCATCACGCTCGACACCGAACAGCTCAAGAAGTACGCCGACTGA
- a CDS encoding GNAT family N-acetyltransferase, which yields MSELPAWPVAVPLEGPRLRLEPLRVAHAEEAPAFLADVRLHTYIGGTPPTRGELEQRYRRQSAGHSPDRTQGWLNWMLRRHTDGKLVGTVQATLTRPDGHHRPTAELAWVVGHAFQGNGYAKEGAAAMTHWLRDQGISPLTAHVHPDNHPSAAVAAALGLHPTGTLHDGERHWTDATSP from the coding sequence ATGTCCGAACTCCCCGCCTGGCCGGTCGCCGTACCGCTCGAAGGGCCGCGACTGCGGCTGGAACCGTTGCGCGTCGCGCACGCGGAGGAAGCGCCGGCATTCCTCGCCGACGTCCGCCTGCACACGTACATCGGAGGGACCCCGCCGACCCGGGGCGAACTGGAGCAGCGCTATCGCCGCCAGTCCGCCGGCCACTCGCCCGACCGCACGCAGGGCTGGCTGAACTGGATGCTGCGGCGCCACACCGACGGCAAGCTGGTCGGCACCGTACAGGCGACCCTCACCCGCCCCGACGGCCACCACCGTCCTACCGCCGAGCTCGCCTGGGTCGTAGGCCACGCCTTCCAGGGCAACGGCTACGCGAAGGAGGGCGCCGCCGCCATGACCCACTGGCTGCGCGACCAGGGCATCTCACCCCTCACGGCCCACGTCCACCCGGACAACCACCCCTCCGCCGCCGTCGCCGCAGCCCTCGGCCTGCACCCCACCGGCACCCTGCACGACGGCGAACGACACTGGACCGACGCCACCTCTCCGTGA